One window of the Clostridium sp. MB40-C1 genome contains the following:
- a CDS encoding peroxiredoxin has product MKLSLRDKFPELKVETTKGTINLPNDYKGKWFILFSHPADFTPVCTTEFVSFQKKKKQFNELGVELIGLSVDSLESHNNWIKWIKENIHVQIEFPVIDDENRKVAETLGLIHPNEDDTYAVRAVIIVDHNGKVRTMLEYPKEIGRNVDEILRTVKALKMASIKKVFSPANWPHNEIIGDKVLFHRGEEDDPSLDKERGIYSLSDWFIYKNMDE; this is encoded by the coding sequence ATGAAACTATCACTTAGAGATAAATTTCCTGAATTAAAAGTAGAAACTACAAAGGGAACGATTAATTTACCTAATGATTATAAAGGAAAATGGTTTATATTATTTAGCCATCCAGCAGATTTCACTCCAGTATGTACTACAGAGTTTGTTTCTTTCCAAAAGAAAAAGAAACAATTTAATGAATTAGGAGTAGAATTAATTGGTTTGAGTGTAGATAGCTTAGAATCTCATAATAATTGGATTAAATGGATTAAAGAAAATATACATGTTCAAATAGAATTTCCTGTAATAGATGATGAAAATAGAAAAGTCGCTGAGACTCTTGGATTAATTCATCCTAATGAAGATGATACATATGCAGTAAGAGCAGTAATTATAGTTGATCATAATGGTAAGGTAAGGACTATGCTTGAATATCCTAAAGAAATAGGAAGAAATGTTGATGAAATATTAAGAACAGTAAAAGCATTGAAAATGGCATCTATTAAGAAAGTTTTTTCACCAGCAAACTGGCCTCATAATGAAATTATAGGAGATAAGGTTTTATTTCATAGAGGAGAAGAGGATGATCCATCATTAGATAAAGAACGTGGAATATATAGTTTGTCAGATTGGTTTATATATAAAAATATGGATGAATAA
- a CDS encoding small, acid-soluble spore protein, alpha/beta type, translating to MSHKDNKNSKEGKKVNPKTKKELAKMKIETSNELGYSNESRKLGKNKERQNKQRSKNQ from the coding sequence ATGTCTCACAAGGATAACAAAAATAGTAAAGAAGGTAAAAAAGTAAATCCAAAAACAAAAAAAGAACTTGCAAAAATGAAGATAGAAACATCTAATGAATTGGGATATTCAAATGAATCAAGAAAATTAGGTAAAAACAAAGAAAGGCAAAACAAGCAAAGATCAAAGAATCAATAA
- a CDS encoding tetratricopeptide repeat protein: protein MDNINIDKSLESIILNYIDKAKKLFEENKIDNAFKMFDKALSLNYNYAESYLAKGEAHIQMYDVEEAEKCIKKFLKISSEPLRGYLDMIEIYHMSGELDKALDFCNKALKIKDNDYYVHYRKACILQEANKLLEALDSFNKSINLNPNFYEAYCEKGELLKTLCDHEEALNTFSKAIEIDPTKSEAYTSKALVYMDLMNYEKAYSLAKKAFDINPKDEWTKCYYFIIKDILKRNTNIDKGLVIPFKLNKLS, encoded by the coding sequence ATGGATAATATAAATATAGATAAATCATTAGAAAGTATCATATTAAACTATATAGATAAAGCTAAAAAGTTATTTGAAGAAAATAAAATCGATAATGCTTTTAAAATGTTTGATAAAGCCTTGAGTCTTAACTATAACTATGCTGAGTCATATTTAGCTAAAGGTGAAGCTCATATACAAATGTATGATGTTGAAGAAGCTGAAAAATGTATAAAAAAATTTCTAAAAATAAGTTCTGAGCCCTTAAGAGGATATTTAGATATGATCGAAATTTATCATATGTCTGGTGAACTTGATAAAGCATTAGATTTTTGCAACAAAGCACTTAAAATAAAAGATAATGATTATTATGTCCATTATAGAAAAGCTTGCATACTGCAAGAAGCAAATAAACTATTAGAAGCTTTAGATAGCTTTAATAAATCTATCAACTTAAACCCCAACTTTTATGAAGCATACTGTGAAAAGGGTGAATTATTAAAAACATTATGTGATCATGAGGAAGCATTAAACACTTTTTCCAAAGCAATAGAAATAGACCCAACTAAAAGTGAAGCTTACACCTCTAAAGCTCTTGTATATATGGATTTAATGAATTATGAGAAAGCTTATTCTCTTGCTAAAAAAGCTTTTGATATAAATCCTAAAGATGAGTGGACAAAATGCTATTATTTTATAATAAAAGATATATTAAAAAGAAATACAAATATAGATAAAGGTTTAGTTATCCCCTTCAAACTAAATAAGTTAAGCTAA
- the pepV gene encoding dipeptidase PepV: MQLNEKIDSMKEELVKSTQEVVKIKSVEGEAKEGMPFGEGPCNALKYTLELSEKLGFKSVNLDNYIGYAEYGDGEEYVGVLGHLDVVPEGDGWIHPPYGAEIHDGKMFGRGTMDDKGPIIAALYGLKAIKDLNLNLSKKVRIIFGTNEESGCGEIEHYFKTEKAPVSGFTPDAEYPIINGEKGITIFDFVKDLKFKGCKNKIKYIKGGQKANMVPDYCEAAVITEDVEKVLLYARNFKELTNYDVTAETKDNMVIIKSVGASAHGSTPELGKNAIMQLFGFIEQLGFEDCDIINFIKFFNGTVGLDTDGEAFGIGLRDEVSGSLSFNIGTIDVNEEVARMTVNLRYPVTCTFEEMMKGINLTIKDSGIRVESMQHQKPLYFPEDHSTVKALAKVYEEQTGEKARLLSIGGGTYAKEMPNIVAFGPLFPGEPELIHQPNEYIELEDLIKNAKIYAHAIYELAK; the protein is encoded by the coding sequence ATGCAATTGAATGAGAAAATAGATAGTATGAAGGAAGAATTAGTAAAATCAACTCAAGAAGTAGTTAAAATTAAGAGTGTAGAAGGAGAGGCTAAAGAAGGTATGCCATTTGGAGAAGGACCTTGTAATGCTCTTAAATATACCTTGGAGTTGAGTGAAAAACTAGGGTTTAAATCTGTAAATTTAGATAATTATATAGGATATGCTGAATATGGAGATGGGGAAGAATACGTAGGGGTTTTAGGACATTTAGATGTGGTTCCAGAAGGGGATGGTTGGATACATCCTCCCTATGGAGCGGAAATACATGATGGAAAAATGTTTGGACGTGGAACCATGGATGATAAGGGACCTATAATAGCAGCTCTTTATGGACTTAAAGCTATAAAAGACCTAAATCTTAATTTATCTAAAAAAGTTAGAATAATTTTTGGTACGAATGAAGAAAGTGGATGTGGGGAAATTGAGCATTACTTTAAAACAGAGAAAGCTCCTGTTTCTGGATTTACTCCAGATGCTGAATATCCAATCATTAATGGAGAGAAAGGAATTACTATATTTGACTTTGTAAAAGATTTAAAGTTTAAGGGTTGTAAGAATAAAATTAAATATATTAAAGGTGGACAAAAGGCTAATATGGTTCCAGATTATTGTGAGGCAGCAGTTATAACTGAAGATGTAGAAAAAGTACTTCTTTATGCGCGTAACTTCAAGGAACTAACTAACTATGATGTAACAGCGGAAACCAAAGATAATATGGTAATCATAAAATCAGTAGGAGCATCTGCTCATGGAAGCACACCGGAATTGGGAAAAAATGCTATAATGCAATTGTTTGGATTTATAGAGCAACTAGGTTTTGAAGATTGTGACATAATAAACTTTATAAAGTTCTTTAATGGAACGGTTGGATTAGATACAGATGGTGAAGCTTTTGGAATAGGACTTAGAGATGAGGTTTCGGGAAGTCTTTCATTTAATATTGGAACAATAGATGTAAATGAAGAAGTAGCAAGAATGACAGTAAACCTTAGATATCCTGTTACATGTACCTTTGAGGAAATGATGAAAGGTATAAATTTAACAATTAAAGATAGTGGAATAAGAGTAGAAAGTATGCAACATCAGAAACCATTATATTTTCCAGAAGATCATTCTACAGTAAAAGCTTTAGCAAAGGTTTATGAAGAACAAACAGGAGAAAAAGCTCGACTTCTATCAATAGGAGGAGGCACTTATGCAAAAGAAATGCCTAATATTGTTGCTTTTGGACCTTTATTTCCTGGAGAACCAGAGCTTATTCATCAACCAAATGAGTACATTGAGCTGGAAGACTTAATAAAAAATGCAAAGATATATGCACATGCAATATATGAACTTGCAAAATAA
- a CDS encoding ECF transporter S component produces the protein MERNFDVNSKRKAGTRKITTLAMLSAIAVLLGFTPLGIIPIPPVAATIMHIPVIIAAVLEGPVIGAVMGLIFGILSIIRAVTTGNILLVAILNPLVSVAPRILIGILTYYAYKLIPTKKESVRIGVAAAVGTLTNTFGFLGMMYLLYAEPFAKANNMPIDGVGKAIAVIGITHGIPEIIVAIIITVGVVLAVKKVRKN, from the coding sequence ATGGAAAGAAATTTTGATGTTAATTCTAAACGTAAGGCGGGCACAAGGAAAATAACTACGTTAGCGATGTTGTCTGCTATAGCAGTATTGCTTGGATTTACACCACTTGGTATTATCCCTATACCGCCTGTGGCGGCTACAATAATGCATATACCTGTTATTATTGCAGCAGTTCTAGAAGGACCTGTAATTGGAGCTGTAATGGGGCTTATATTTGGAATACTAAGCATTATTAGAGCAGTAACAACTGGGAATATACTTTTAGTTGCTATTTTAAATCCTTTAGTATCAGTAGCACCAAGAATACTAATAGGTATTCTCACTTATTATGCCTATAAGTTAATTCCTACTAAGAAAGAAAGTGTTAGAATTGGAGTAGCAGCAGCTGTGGGTACTCTAACTAATACATTTGGTTTTTTAGGAATGATGTACTTATTATATGCAGAGCCATTTGCTAAAGCTAATAATATGCCAATAGATGGTGTCGGAAAGGCAATAGCTGTTATAGGTATTACTCATGGAATTCCAGAGATTATTGTAGCAATTATAATAACTGTAGGAGTGGTTTTAGCAGTTAAGAAAGTAAGGAAAAACTAA
- a CDS encoding P1 family peptidase, translating to MECANFTDIRGIKVGHEQNLEAATGCTVVICEEGATAGVDVRGGAPGTRETDLLNPVNMVDNVHGILLTGGSAFGLDAAAGVMKYLEEKKVGFDVGVTKVPIVCGAALFDLVIGDYKIRPDKEMGYKACINANNLELLEGNIGAGTGATVGKVLGTEFSMKGGLGTFTLKVGDLIVGAIVAVNCLGDVINPENGEIVAGLLNEEKTGFRNTERVMISKYDNKKNLFNGNTTIGIIGTNAKLTKAGANKVASMAHNGFGRTIFPAHSMYDGDTIFALATGEVEADVNVVGLLAARVMEKAVVRAVKNTNSLYGYKCYKDLK from the coding sequence TTGGAATGTGCAAATTTTACAGATATAAGAGGAATTAAGGTAGGGCATGAGCAAAACTTAGAAGCAGCAACTGGATGCACAGTAGTTATATGTGAAGAAGGTGCAACGGCAGGAGTAGATGTAAGAGGCGGAGCACCAGGCACGAGAGAAACTGATTTATTAAATCCTGTAAATATGGTAGATAATGTACATGGAATTTTACTTACAGGGGGAAGTGCTTTTGGATTAGATGCTGCTGCTGGGGTTATGAAATATTTAGAAGAAAAAAAAGTAGGATTTGATGTTGGAGTTACAAAGGTTCCTATAGTTTGTGGTGCAGCTTTATTTGACTTAGTTATTGGGGATTATAAGATAAGACCAGATAAAGAAATGGGATATAAAGCGTGTATTAATGCCAATAATTTAGAATTACTTGAAGGAAATATAGGAGCGGGTACAGGGGCTACAGTAGGAAAGGTATTAGGAACTGAATTTTCAATGAAGGGTGGACTTGGAACATTCACATTAAAAGTTGGAGATTTAATAGTGGGAGCTATAGTAGCAGTTAATTGTCTTGGTGATGTTATCAATCCTGAAAATGGTGAAATAGTTGCAGGATTATTAAATGAAGAAAAAACAGGATTTAGAAATACAGAAAGAGTGATGATATCTAAATACGATAATAAGAAAAATTTGTTTAATGGAAATACAACCATTGGGATTATAGGTACTAATGCTAAATTAACAAAAGCTGGTGCAAACAAAGTAGCATCTATGGCTCATAATGGATTTGGGAGAACTATATTTCCTGCTCATTCTATGTATGATGGAGATACTATCTTTGCATTAGCAACAGGGGAAGTAGAAGCAGATGTTAATGTAGTAGGACTTTTAGCTGCAAGAGTTATGGAAAAAGCAGTAGTAAGGGCGGTTAAAAATACAAATAGTCTTTATGGATATAAATGTTATAAAGACTTAAAGTAA